One Lactobacillus sp. ESL0785 DNA window includes the following coding sequences:
- a CDS encoding PTS cellobiose transporter subunit IIA, producing the protein MADEKDEIARKKYEDNLKYLYFSRYLMLRYSVSAYLFTNIFWLIFSLPYKRIAGIIAAAIMTIFAAAAAIEQLSKMHNRDLNVPITRIYFWIQIVVNILLIILLQLPIEKYFFPFAVDQSSKVLILTILLVGIALAGCCEVRIKNIINGKDRYTKVIATFKKNH; encoded by the coding sequence ATGGCTGATGAAAAGGATGAAATAGCTCGTAAAAAATATGAAGATAATCTGAAATATCTTTATTTTAGTCGTTATCTAATGTTGAGATATTCAGTTTCAGCATATTTATTTACAAACATATTTTGGTTGATATTTTCATTACCATATAAAAGAATAGCTGGAATTATTGCGGCGGCAATAATGACAATTTTTGCGGCGGCAGCAGCTATTGAGCAGCTAAGTAAAATGCATAATCGCGACTTAAATGTGCCAATAACTAGAATTTATTTTTGGATTCAAATTGTAGTAAATATTTTGTTGATTATTTTGTTACAGCTTCCAATAGAAAAGTATTTTTTCCCGTTTGCTGTTGATCAAAGCAGTAAAGTATTGATTTTAACGATTTTATTGGTTGGAATTGCTCTTGCTGGTTGTTGTGAAGTCCGAATTAAAAATATTATTAATGGAAAAGATCGCTATACCAAAGTAATTGCAACATTTAAAAAGAATCACTAA
- a CDS encoding 6-phospho-beta-glucosidase translates to MYSAKMPNNFLWGGAVAAHQLEGSWKEGGKGVSMADVMTVGSATKPREITDGVIPGKNYPNHSAIDFYHHYDEDIKLMAEMGFKAFRTSIAWTRIFPNGDDAEPNEAGLKFYDNLFDTCHKYGVEPVITLSHFEMPFHLAKKYNGFTNRKVIDFFLRFATVCFKRYQNKVKYWMTFNEIDNQSEYNNDFSMATNSGILFKQGMTDEEKEAAMYQAAHYELVASALAVKVGHKINPNFQIGCMINYSPVRPLTSSSDDVLLADKFEQRRDWFSDVHVFGEYPKAVEAYIEHHGYRPDITDEDRIVLKEGTVDYVGFSYYQTTTVSAEKVKPDELTDLAKAIAVNPTLERSDWGWEIDPEGLRIALNHLTDRYHLPLFIVENGLGAYDKVEADGSVHDDYRVDYLRKHISEMEKAVAIDGVDLMGYLPWGPIDLVSAGTGQMDKRYGFIYVDKNDAGKGTLKRSRKDSFYWYQKVIKSNGQDLD, encoded by the coding sequence ATGTATTCAGCAAAAATGCCAAATAACTTTTTATGGGGTGGCGCTGTTGCTGCCCATCAATTAGAAGGTTCCTGGAAGGAGGGAGGCAAGGGCGTATCAATGGCCGATGTCATGACTGTTGGTTCGGCTACTAAGCCTCGTGAAATAACCGATGGCGTTATTCCGGGTAAAAATTACCCCAATCACAGTGCCATTGACTTTTATCATCATTATGATGAAGATATCAAGTTAATGGCTGAAATGGGGTTTAAGGCCTTTAGAACATCTATTGCTTGGACACGAATTTTTCCTAATGGCGATGATGCTGAACCCAATGAAGCCGGATTAAAATTTTACGACAACTTATTCGATACCTGTCATAAATATGGTGTTGAACCTGTAATTACGCTATCTCACTTTGAGATGCCTTTCCACTTAGCCAAAAAATACAATGGCTTTACTAATCGCAAAGTCATTGACTTTTTCTTACGTTTTGCAACAGTGTGCTTCAAGCGCTATCAAAATAAGGTTAAGTATTGGATGACATTTAACGAAATTGATAATCAATCCGAATATAATAATGACTTTTCAATGGCCACTAACTCTGGTATTTTATTTAAACAAGGTATGACAGATGAAGAAAAAGAAGCTGCAATGTATCAAGCAGCCCATTACGAATTAGTCGCATCTGCTTTGGCTGTTAAGGTCGGACACAAAATTAACCCTAATTTTCAAATCGGCTGCATGATTAACTATTCTCCTGTACGGCCACTAACATCATCTTCAGATGATGTATTACTAGCCGATAAGTTTGAACAACGGCGTGATTGGTTCTCGGATGTCCATGTTTTTGGTGAATATCCTAAAGCAGTCGAGGCCTATATTGAGCATCATGGCTATCGTCCAGACATCACTGACGAAGATCGGATTGTTTTAAAAGAAGGCACTGTTGACTATGTCGGCTTCAGTTACTATCAGACAACAACCGTTTCTGCAGAAAAGGTTAAGCCAGATGAATTGACTGACTTGGCAAAAGCAATTGCTGTAAACCCAACTTTAGAGCGCAGTGACTGGGGCTGGGAAATTGACCCAGAAGGTCTACGCATCGCTTTAAATCATTTAACTGATCGCTACCACTTACCATTATTTATCGTTGAAAACGGTCTTGGTGCTTATGACAAAGTTGAAGCAGATGGCTCCGTTCATGATGATTATCGTGTTGATTACCTGCGCAAACATATTTCAGAAATGGAAAAGGCAGTTGCTATTGATGGTGTTGATCTCATGGGCTACCTTCCTTGGGGTCCAATTGATCTAGTTTCAGCTGGAACTGGTCAAATGGATAAACGTTATGGCTTTATCTACGTTGACAAAAATGATGCCGGCAAGGGAACCCTAAAGCGTTCACGTAAAGACTCATTCTATTGGTACCAAAAAGTAATTAAATCTAATGGTCAAGATTTAGATTAA
- a CDS encoding PTS sugar transporter subunit IIB, giving the protein MAEQTIMLNCAAGMSTSLLVTKMQEAAKKQGLDVKIFACPASEAPQHISQESIDCVLLGPQVRYMEDDMKDKVKGKGKDGQDIPVAVIDMQAYGMMNGEKVLKQAEDLING; this is encoded by the coding sequence ATGGCAGAACAAACAATAATGCTCAATTGTGCAGCAGGGATGAGTACATCATTGCTGGTAACCAAAATGCAAGAAGCAGCAAAAAAGCAAGGTCTTGATGTTAAGATCTTTGCTTGTCCAGCGTCGGAAGCACCCCAGCATATTAGTCAAGAGAGTATTGATTGTGTCTTACTTGGGCCGCAAGTTCGTTATATGGAAGATGATATGAAGGATAAGGTTAAAGGCAAGGGTAAAGATGGTCAAGATATTCCTGTTGCCGTAATTGATATGCAAGCTTATGGCATGATGAATGGCGAAAAAGTCCTTAAACAAGCCGAAGATTTAATTAACGGTTAG